The Zea mays cultivar B73 chromosome 7, Zm-B73-REFERENCE-NAM-5.0, whole genome shotgun sequence DNA segment agagattcaatcgttagtagatttagttcgtttatttgaatttcttcggaaaattcaaatttgaactgcaggtcactcgaaacttggaaaaccgtgcatgaaaaaatgatattcatggtacttagcataagttacgaccgatttcagaagcgtaccggaaacttcgagcaacatgctcactaaacatggtcgtgaacttggcatccacgtgtttaaaaattgtataaaacacaaacaaagtcagaaaatcatgaaacttgtccccgtgtcatgatatcatatgtataggctgtgataaaaattttagagtatttgaagaaagttgtgagacactatgtgtagaaacctaagaggactacacatgaaatcatagagtttcaatgtggatctcttaggtttctacacatagtgtctcacaactttcttcaaatactctaaaatttttatcacagcctatacatatgatatcatgacacggggacaagtttcatgattttctgactttgtttgtgttttatacaatttttaaacacgtggatgacaagttcacggccatgtttagtgagcatgttgctcgaagtttccggtacgcttctgaaatcggtcgtaacttatgctaagtaccatgaatatgattttttcatgcacggttttccaagtttcgagtgacctgcagttcaaatttgaattttccgaagaaattcaaataaacgaactaaatctactaacgattgaatctctgttataattgtccacaaatgatacatgtaggtctacatagtgtaggaacataccacaaaaagtttgggagacaaaatcaaaaaaataaaaatatactttgccgagtgtctagagatgacactcggcaaagtatgctttgccgagtgccagctgtgtggcactcggcaaagaatagggaaatagtctttgccgagtgtcaccaaagggacactcggcaaagactgctttgccgagtgcccgcgatctggcactcggcaaagcttattttaaaattaaaaaaaaactttgccgagtgccagatcacgggcactcggcaaagcgccctaCATACAACGGCCGAATGCTTcttcctcacactctctctcactcactcactcaaacgccgccgccgccgcgccctcacCGTCGCcgcgccatcgccgccgccgccgtgccgttcctcgcgcccgcgccgcgccgccgccgcgcgcccgtgcgcgctccctcgccgccgccgcgcgtgctcccgcgccgccgcgcgcccgtgcccgcgccgcctccgcgcgccctcgcccgcgcgcgctcccgtgccgccgccgcgcgcccgcgctcgccctcgcgctcgccgAAGCCGCGCCCGCCGTGCCCGCGCTCGCCGTGCCGTTGCCCGCGCTCGCCGTGCCGTGCCTACGCTCGTCGTGCCGTGTCCGCGCTCATCGTGTTGTgcccgcgctcgccctcgcgctcgccgTGCCGTGCCCCTCGTCGTGTCGCGCCCTCGCCCGTCGTCGTGCCCCTCGCCTAACCCCTCGCCCTCGCCCGTGCCCCCACCGCGGCCCCGCCCACCGCCACCGCCCGTGCCCCCGCCGCACTCCTCGTCGTGACCCCGCCGTGCCCTCGCCCGCCAGGCGCCTCGCCCGCAACCCGACGCCTCGCCCGCGACCCGACGTCTCGCCCGCGCCCCGTCGTCTCGCCcgcgccccgtcgcctcgcccgTGCCGAAACCTCTAAGGTGATTACTTGATTTATGTTATAcgtgtatgatttatatgaaatgattagttTTAATATTAAGTTAGTTATATACGTGcatgattaggttaatatgtagtattgtggattgccggccatcgtgtcgttgaattatgcgtggatgtcagccatcgtgctgatagttttatttgcaggattttgaaacctccccgtgcaggggaggtgctgccgaaattttctgttgctaggcttctgttagaggatggagtaccgtgagtggatgtacacgggccgtagaggaaggaacgatgtcaccactgaatggattagaaagaccgatgatttcgtggaacgggcatatggcgaagctgctaaaggggcgaagctagtcccatgcccgtgcggcAAATGTGACaatcggaaaagaaaaccaaagaaggtcgtggtagaacatatttggaagaatggatttacgccgggctatactcagtggatatttcatggtgaagcgcatcgtacgagagaggaggtgttgagacaacgtgtcgaggattatgacgcggatgcgggggtagcagatatgttgaacgactatcaggaggcacaatacacgggaggatgtatggatgacgagccagagccgactgcaaaggcgttctacgacatgttcgacgcggcacagaaaccccttcacggccagacaaaggtttctcaactggatgccattgggcgtgtaatggcattcaagtcgcagtacagcatgagtagagacgcattcgatggcttgttgacggttattgggagtctgcttccggatgatcacgttatgccaaagagcatgtacgaggcacaaaaactacttcgtgcactcaagatgacgtatgagcagattcatgcttgtccgaagggctgcgtgctatttaggaaagaatacgcagaGGCAAAGTattgtcccaagtgtaattcgtctaggtttatggaggtagactctggtgatggacagaagaggcagctcgacatccccttgacaatcctacgacaccttccgttcataccgaggatccagcgtctttacatgacagaggaatccgcgaaacagatgacatggcacaaaaatggaaaacgatacaatcctgacaagatggtgcacgcatcagatggtgaagcatggaaacactttgatgacattcaccgtgagaaagccgaagaggctcgtaatgtacgtgttgcgttggccacagatgggttcaatccctatggaatgagcgctgccccgtacacatgttggcccgtgtttgttatcccaatcaatctcccccctggtgtgtgctttcaaaggcagaatatattcgtgtcgttgataattccaggACACCCGGgcaacaaaatgggcgtgtacatggagcctttgatcgatgaattggtacgtgcctgggaggaaggggtatggacgtatgaccaagctacgaagacaaacttcagaaagcatgtttggtaccagtactccatccatgacttaccggcgtatgggctattctgtgcctggtgtgttcacggtaagttcccatgcccagtttgcaaggaagctcttaggttcatttggttgaaaaagggtggcaaatattcgtccttcgataaacatcgacaatttcttcctgctgaccatccattccgcctagacatcaagaactttacgaaaggtgtcgtagtgacagaccgcccacctgcaacgatgactggtgccgaaattcgtcaacagatagatgggctcgtggccaatacagaaggtggttttgtgggatatggtgagcagcatatgtggacacataagtctggcttgactcggctcccctattatgacgacctgctccttccacacaacattgacgtgatgcacactgaaaaaaatgttgccgaggcactgtgggcaacaattatggacattcctgataagtcaaaggataatgtgaaggcaagagtggatctggcagcgttatgtgatagaccaaaactagagatgaagccgccaagtggcggaaagacatggagaaggcctaaggccgatttcgtcctaagcagggcccagaggaaggaagtacttcagtggatcaagatgttgatgttccctgatgggtatgcagctaacctgagtagggggggtgaacttatctactatgcgagtcttagggatgaagagtcatgacttccacatatggattgaacggattcttcctgcgatggttcgaggctatgtccctgagcatgtctggctaacgctttcagagttgagctatttcttccgtcagctttgtgcaaaagagttatctcggaccgtggttgcagacttggaaagattggcccccgtgttactgtgtaagcttgagaagatatttccacccggcttcttcaatccaatgcagcatttgattcttcatctcccctatgaggcacgaatggggggccccgtgcagggacgttggtgctatccaatcgagagatgtctaaagactattcgaaagaaatgtagaaataaatgcaaaatcgaggcttccattgcagaggcatacattctagaggaggtctcaaacttcacaacaacttattatggtgacaaactgccgagcgtgcataatccaccccctcgttacaatgatggcgacaatgaatcgaaccttagcatatttcgaggccaactcggaagcgcaagtggctcgaccacgaagaccctgacacatgaagagtggcgacatatcatgctatacgtattgaccaaccttgaagaggtgacgccatacatggaacaatttcttcatgaattctggcgtcgatcaagggaccccactccacaggaatatgacgctcttcttagaaagggtgcgagaaatgggttgcccgatttcatttcctggttcaaacgtaaggtacgtgcttagtttgtaaaagagatacgcctttgaactcaatttagcgtcttttaacttgcgaatacttgcagggccaaagagatccgtctatgagtgccgagttgagacaagtagccaatggctttgcttatagggtcaagaaatattctgggtatgacgtcaatggataccgttttcgcacaacacactacgaccaaagtcggcccaatcggaaaacaacgtgttctggagtctttacgccgggccttgacaatgtcgattattttggacgaattgaagaaatatatgagctcaatttttatggttccaaacctcttgctccagtgatattcaaatgtcattggtttgaccctcaagtgacgagacggacacattctaatcttgggatagtcgaaattcgacaagattccaccttagcaggagacgatgtctatatcgtggcccaacaggccacacaagtgtattatctcccatatgcgtgtcaaacgaaagaacatcttaagggttgggatgttgtgtataaggtatcgccgcatgggaggttacctgttcctaacgatgaagattacaacttagacccggacacatatgatggagagttcttccaagaagatgggctagaagggcgatttgagatagacttaacagaagctatcggaatggacgtagatattgaaatggttgttgatgaggaggatgatgaggtgcaaaatgataatgacttagtaatccttgaaggcaatgatgaggttgcgtcttccgatggtgttgagattgaaatgcttgatagtgatgatgagagttttgatccggctaaccccgacacatatgaagattatttttaatcgatgtaatgctatatgactttttatttcgcacctgttttttaatacatctttttatatgtgcttatttgtttactcttaattgcaggttgttggacaaatatggtgggcggtttcctgaggaggaggagggggagggggagtagGACGGcagacgatgcagagcaggcagcgcagcagcatgaggcagagcaggacgacgacgaccagcagcaggacgacgacgaccagcagcaggacgcctcaggttcaggcggctctagttcgaggagcatctacctgcgaggccccgcgagtctcccgccgtgtcccatacttcgggatagacggccgttgattcggccggaaggggagaggtatgtaactttatgttcttcattcttgttcatattatgtgttcaaaatcataatataaactaatactttttatttatcacttggacaggtcttggacggttttggattatgctgggggtcatcgtcgcccccccaacaacatcctcggcctgcggtgcagggaacacttccctggacttgtggagtacgccggagtgacgggcccagccttcaccttcgaccactacgccgtcgcccccgatgtggtagaccgggacggcagggaattcaataacaaggcggagcgggtgaagcaagagctgtgggtaagtcttagtataatataaaatatgtcgcattcgttgcaaattcttgaaataatgtatggatacatcgtttttgtatgcaggatttcttcagatgcgatgctggatacgaggctagggcggatgtggtggccaccacgtgctgtaagaagctcgtcgtggacatgcactatgaggcccgcatccaggccatcatcacctaccacggctccgtccttggggagaaggtgaccaaacctcaagcccgaaccatgtcgttgaccagggagcagtacctgcaggtaaagtcatgcatgtttggtaccagtactccatgcatgaattttattttatcttctgatatgcactttatgtgtttactttgcaggtgattccacattggtgcgccgcacatcctctgtgctgggagcagatggtggataggtggtgttcggctgagtgggacgaggcgcacacagctagccgggaacggcgtttgcagatgcaaggcccctcgcaccaccaaggcagccggagcctgggccaatatgccgaagcatgggtacgccaccttttttatttagatatatagcactaagttagatattatttctaactatctcgttggttttcgttgcagtcggcgtcacatggtggcaggccttgttccaccttctcggcctatgctatggcccataagggtaagacgacgtccgacgtcacctacaacccggatgacgggcccgaggcctacaccaaccccgccgtctacaaccgcctccatgactacactgccatggcgcaggaggtccatgtcccagactatgatccgagcaccgagcctatcgaccccgatgtgctcatgagggtcggaggaggcaagagacatgggcggtactggattgccgacggggcaatcgactcgtcctccactcccactctgtctcaggtgagagcaaggagcacgggctcgagcccagccattcgacctcggcacgacagctcacatcatcgcatacagcaactcgaggttagtgcttctataactcgtccttcctttagttatatatctagtctttgagttactataacgttggcttgtaatattacagacccaactagaagagatggaggcgaggataatggcggagcgggcggcggctgatcagaggatggcggagatgttccagtacatgcagagccttggcgccgcacagggcatcgctccgccacctccattgttccccccagttgaccctactctcttccacactcctgtgagtatcaaaattgtagttagatgtttgtaatgcatctggtataacacatgctatctcttctctgtacagggccaatctggggcggcatccaacaaccctccggaagggttcggcccaacgcaaccccggcaaaaccgcccacctccatgagtcattgttttagacttcagaacttatgtataatacttatgtttctgtttgatacttatgtgagagcttgcgacgtttgagacttatgtttgtgtttaatacttgtgttgaacacttatgtttgtgatggatatttatgtttgtggtcacggttttatgtttgtgttggctatttatgtctgtgatgatatctgtgatgtatatatgtgatatatatgtgatatcttctgtttgtgtggatggaaaacaaaaaacaaataaaaaaggtacatactggtcactttgccgagtgtaacactcggcaaagaggctctttgccgagtgtctgggtcataacactcggcaaagagcacagacctgggcaccggcttaggttctttgccgagtgtcgctggcactcggcaaagaggtcggctttgccgagtgccaattgggacactcggcaaagagcctgacatggggaccctccctggcgggctctttgccgagtgtctcaactggcactcggcaaagaaggcagcTTTGCCGAGTACTgccaggaggacactcggcaaagatatcttcgttgccgagtgtcaccgttgacactcggcgaagccgccgtctccgtcaaccggcgccgtaacggtcgcttttctttgccgagtgctccctgacatttgccgagtgcccgagaaaaagtactcggcaaagaagtctttgtcgatgcactgtttgccgagccttctttgccgagtgttacactcggcaaagcctttgccgagtgtttttaaggcttcgccgagtgcttccggcactcggcgaagctattgattccggtagtgagagGAGGCTGAGTTTGCTAGATTTAGAGTACAGAACGATATAGAGTTTATTGCTGGAGAGAGTCTAACAACGTACGACTTTAATCTACTGGCTACTGTTTTTTACGGTATTTTATTTATATAGATTACAACTACAGCAATCCGAACATGTTTAATTCAGCCGCATCAAACAGCCCCTAAGCATCAAGAGGAAAATGTATGATACCGAATGGAATCTTTTACACACTAGTAACCCAGCCATAATTAGCGCACTATAACCACAGCCAGAAGTTAAACTCCGAATGCCCCTCACCACCGCTGTTGGACGGGCGTCCGGTGCAACCGTACCTCACCGACCAGACCGCCACCATGGCACCGCCGTCGTGGCAAGGGCACGCAGCCGCCGTCCTTTCCGTGCCCCTGCTCATCCTCGTCGTTGCACCGTCCACCACCGCTATCGGCGTCAACTACGGCACCAAGGGCGACAACCTCCCGCCGCCGGCAACGGTGGCCTCGTTCCTGGCCAACCGCACCCGCATCGACCGCGTGAAGCTATTCGACACAAACCCGGACATGGTCCGCGCCTTCGCCGGCACGGGCATCGCGGTCATGGTGACCGCGGGCAACGGCGACATCCCCAAGCTCGCGACCAAGGACGGCGCGGGCGCGTGGGTGGCCGCGAACGTGGCGCCGTACTACCCCTCCACGGACATCTCACTCGTGTCCGTCGGGAACGAGATCATGGACACGGCCGACAAGGCCCTCATCTCCAACCTGGTGCCCGCCATGCGCGCGCTCAAGGCAGCGCTGGTGGCGGCGGGGTACCCGAAGATCCGCGTCTCGACGCCGCACTCCCTGGGCATCCTGTCCGTCTCCGAGCCGCCGTCCGCCAGCCGGTTCCGCGACGGCTTCGACCGCGCCGTGTTCGCGCCGATGCTGGCGTTCCACCGGCAGAGCAGGTCGCCGTTCATGGTGAACCCGTACCCGTACTTTGGGTACAACGGCGTGACGCTCCCCTACGCGCTGGCGCGGCCCAACCCGGGCGTGCCGGACCCCGGCACGGGCATCACGTACACCAGCATGTTCGAGGCGCAGCTGGACTCGGTGTACTCGGCGATGAAGAAGCTCGGGTTCGAGGACGTGGAGATCGCGGTGGGCGAGACCGGGTGGCCGACCAAGGCGGAGGACGGGCAGATCGGCGTGAGCACCGCCGAGGCGGCGGAGTACAACCGGTACCTCATCGGCGAGGCCAGCGGCGGGTCGGGCACGCCGCTCATGCCGAAGCGCACGTTCGAGACGTACATCTTCGCGCTCTTCAACGAGAACCTCAAGCCCGGCCCCGTCGCCGAGCGCAACTTCGGCCTCTTCTACGCCAACCTCACGCCGGTGTACGACGTCGGCCTCATGAAAGACGGGGTACGTACGCGCGCACGTCTTGCAGTTTCAGTTGCCGGGACGACACGCTGCAGGCACTGGTGTGCGTGTGCTGACGGAACGACTCTACGGAATGCAGGTGAAGACAGCGGCCACGCCGGCGCCGGCTCCGGATGAATCCAAGGCTGCTCAGAGTGCCGTCAAGAAAGACGACGTGGAGGCGGCCGCGGCACCTGAAGAGACCGCCGCATCCGCGTCGGCGCCTGGGCCGTCGTCTGTGGACGGCGAAGCTTCATCCAAGGCCACCGGACCATCGCCGTCAGAGGCGCCATCGCAGAGTGGTTCGACCGGCGAAGACAAGACGCCGGTTCGCCGACAATCTCGTCCATTTGTCGACTGCGAGTCTGCGACTGCAGCTGTCGCATGGATTTGACTCCCCTTGTGCATGGCTGACGGTGCAGGaaaaggaggagggaggaggagacgCTCCGCCACCGGCGGCATCGGCCAGCGGGCCGCCCGACGAGGCATCGGAGACAGCAGCAAAGGTATGCTCGTGCATGCATTCAGCATTGGCCTCGCCATTTTTTGGACGCATTTTGCGTTTTAGTCGTCAACTCGTCATGCAATTATCGGAAAAAAACTGAAAGGCGCGCGCCATGCATTCCCTGTGAAGAGAAATTCGATTCTGCTGCTTTTCTTACTAGATTACTATTTACTTCTATAGTTTGATTACTTGATTACTTGTTTTTGTGATGATGAAACGGATCAGGACGTCGATGCTGCTGGAGGCGGCAAAACGCCGGCGCCGGCGGGAGCAGAGTCTCAGGGCAGCAGCAACCTCCGAGTCCCCGTCTCTTGCCTGCTTACAGTTGCTCTGTCTCTAGCTCTCACCGGTGGTATCTAATTAACCCATCCCTTCATTTCGTCAGCCGCGCGCCGTATCATTGTGACAACATTTTTTTAGTAGCTGAGCATGCTGTAAAAGTAATTTGGTTGACGATTGCTGATTAATTAGCTGGACCTATTTAAAGCATGCTGTCTGTTATTCGATAACTTGTTGCTTAACTTCTCGGCGTTTGTGGATGCATGCAGTTGGCAAAGAAAACAATAATCGAAAATAATTAAGCATATAATTTGCTGCATGCGTGGCACATGCATGACAGGATTAAGGATTGCACCATGCATATAGAAATGCGTGGCACATATATGACAGGTAGCTTTTAAGTTAATAGGATAACGCCCCTGACTGTACGAGCATATTTTAATAAACTTCGTGTGTGAAGCTGTTTGGTCAAATTAAACGGTTCAAAAATCAACTTTAGCTTTAGTCCgggcaaaaacaaaaaaaaacactCGTAACCCAAACCAATACCTGAATCTGAAATTTGGGTGACAACTTGTATAAGTTCAGATTTTACGAGTTGTCGGCCCGTGTGTGAAGGCTGAGGACATACTATGGCCAGAATGCGACGAGGCAGGCAACCCCAGGGAAAGTGTGCGTCTTCTCCGTCAGTTCTTCGATCAAGAAGACCGTCATGTAGAGGGTTGGAGCTTGGTGCCCGAACCTGAGCGTAATGAAAAGAACATCAGGAATGCTCGGTCTGTTTGCCGCGCTCAGGAGCAAACCGAGAATCGCCGGTTGATGGAACCTGGAGTGCTGGAGCCAAGCAACTGCTGTGACCGAGGTTGTGGCATCGAAACTGAATTCCCACTGAGGCACCGTTCGTTTTCGTTTGTTCGGTATGGAAGACagacacgtttttcttcctgggcCAAATAGAGTAGATCCGACTGTTTTACTCAAAACTGGTCAGGGATGGATCTGACTCTGGAATAAAAACTGGTGGTCCATTGAAGACTGTTCGCTTTGGCCAGGATTGCTGCTACCCAGTTTCGGACAGGATTGCTGCTGTCCAGTTTCGGCCTCCACCAGCGCTCGTCAAGATTGGATCCGGAGGTCAGAAGATCTGGATTCGTACCGGACCGTGGTAGAAGAAAAAACTCCAAACCGGATCATTCTTGGTTTTGATTCAAATCAAAACGAACAACTTTTTGGACAAACAAACCAATTTTTAACCAGGTCATTTTATTCCGTCCGAGATAAGAGCAGGAATGGGCCAAACCGGCCGAACCCAACGATGCCTGAACCTGCCTAGGCCTGTACTGCTCCGCTTGTTGTCGGTCATTCCATGCTGCACGGATCGGGATAGATGACTTTGCTTTTGTAACTGTAAGTATTTTGTGTTTGGATAATTCGGTTACAAAACAAGTCCCCGTGTTTCTGAATAATTATGATTCCTATTGCGCCTTACGTACTCTCTCTATCATAAATTTATAAGAACTTTTGATTTTTCTTAAATAAATATTTTTTTGAAGCTCAGTTACTTCGGAATACTCGAACCTGAATTTCCAGGTACTGAATTTCGGGTAATGTAAACCCCACTGTAATTTCGGGTAACGATTCTTAGAACCCGAAATTTAGATTACTGTAACACCACAAAAGTCATCAACTAAAAACAATGAATTTAGTAATTAAGGTAATTAGGATAAaatttttttaagtgtttaattatttatttgcattttgatcatttttctttgtatgcgcatgattgattatcggatgtttaatatcaattctttttaaaagaaaatactagtaaataatataataattaaataatataataattattagtctaaaaataaatatgttatttataaataattttggtgaattTTTATGAAAATTTTTTGAGCTCTTTAAAAATTGTATTTCAAAATaatataaaaaaagaaaaaacacaaaacCCTAACCTAACCTAAACAacccactaggggcccatttTTCTCACCCGCCGCCCCTGCTGGCTTCTCCTCCCCTAGCCGCCGCTCTCTCCTATCCCCTCTCCTCTCCCctagctctctctctcgcgcgccgcCAGGGCACTGAGCCGCCCAGCCCCGCCCGCGGCCGAGCCAGGCCACAGCTACGCACCCACCGCGCCCAGGCGTCGGCCTCGCCCATGGCCGAGCAGGCCGACCCGACGTGCCCCAGCCCGCCGCCGCGAGCCACGACCGGACCCGACAGCCGCGACGACGCCACGCCCGCCCAGGCCGCGCAGCCGACCGGTGCGACGCTGCGCCTGCACCGAGCCCGGCCAACCCGCGCCCAAGCCGCCGACCTCGTGCCCGTTCACCTCCCTGCGTTATGGAGCTTCAACTCTACAGTTTCTGCTTCGTTACTCCCTCTCCCATTTCTCTCCATTACTCTCCAGGAAACCGACGCATCTATGGCGCCATTACCGACCGTTTCTCCCTCCCCCAGCGCTTTCTCTCCCTCCTGCTCCCTATAAAAGGCAGCAGAGCCTCTCTCTCCCTTCTCCTGCCTACCCAAGCTCACCCCATCTCTCTAGCTCGCCAGTGAACTGCTCGACGCCGTCGTTTGTTGCCGTTCATCGCCAGAGTTCACCGGAGCCCGCAGTTCGTCGCCGGAGCCACGCAATCGCCATCTAccgtccgtagtcgagccctTGCTTTTCTCCACCCGGCCGGACCCCGTCGAACTCTCCCCGTCGCACGCGCGaactcaaggttgatg contains these protein-coding regions:
- the LOC100284860 gene encoding glucan endo-1,3-beta-glucosidase precursor; this translates as MAPPSWQGHAAAVLSVPLLILVVAPSTTAIGVNYGTKGDNLPPPATVASFLANRTRIDRVKLFDTNPDMVRAFAGTGIAVMVTAGNGDIPKLATKDGAGAWVAANVAPYYPSTDISLVSVGNEIMDTADKALISNLVPAMRALKAALVAAGYPKIRVSTPHSLGILSVSEPPSASRFRDGFDRAVFAPMLAFHRQSRSPFMVNPYPYFGYNGVTLPYALARPNPGVPDPGTGITYTSMFEAQLDSVYSAMKKLGFEDVEIAVGETGWPTKAEDGQIGVSTAEAAEYNRYLIGEASGGSGTPLMPKRTFETYIFALFNENLKPGPVAERNFGLFYANLTPVYDVGLMKDGVKTAATPAPAPDESKAAQSAVKKDDVEAAAAPEETAASASAPGPSSVDGEASSKATGPSPSEAPSQSGSTGEDKTPEKEEGGGDAPPPAASASGPPDEASETAAKDVDAAGGGKTPAPAGAESQGSSNLRVPVSCLLTVALSLALTGGI